In one window of Nakamurella sp. PAMC28650 DNA:
- a CDS encoding acyl-CoA dehydrogenase family protein, translating to MVIPLAPAVLERELPSEEAADLLALTRDLVRGELLPQVNAAESDGAFPRKVFTTLGEAGLMSLPYPQEFGGGDQPAVVYLQVVEELARAWLGVAMGVSVHVLACHGLVNYGSDAQKDKWLPELLGGRMLGAYCLSEPQGGSDPGAMITGAARDGDDYVINGEKAWITHGPVADFYLLMARTGEPGPRGISSFLVAGGTPGVSAGAIEKKMGVKSSVTSSVRFENARVSAERRLGAEGKGFAIAMSALDSGRLGIAACAVGLAQASLDVAAEYARSRRAFGSLISDFQGVSFLLADAASKIAAARQLYLYAARRKDAGKTFSTEAAMAKLIATDMAMVVTTDMVQVLGGAGYVEDYPVERYMREAKLLQIVEGTNQIQRLVIARSLNKITRAARVAAAGDDGRS from the coding sequence ATGGTGATCCCCCTGGCACCGGCGGTCCTGGAACGGGAACTACCGTCCGAGGAGGCGGCGGACCTGCTCGCGCTGACCAGAGATCTGGTGCGTGGCGAGTTGCTCCCGCAGGTCAACGCCGCGGAGTCCGATGGCGCCTTTCCCCGCAAGGTGTTCACGACGTTGGGCGAGGCCGGCCTGATGTCGTTGCCCTACCCGCAGGAATTCGGTGGCGGTGATCAACCCGCGGTGGTCTACCTGCAGGTGGTCGAGGAGCTGGCCAGGGCCTGGCTCGGGGTCGCCATGGGGGTGAGCGTTCACGTCCTGGCCTGCCATGGCCTGGTGAACTACGGAAGTGATGCGCAGAAGGACAAGTGGCTGCCGGAACTGCTCGGCGGACGGATGCTCGGGGCCTACTGCCTCTCGGAACCCCAGGGTGGATCCGATCCCGGCGCGATGATCACCGGTGCTGCCCGCGACGGCGACGACTACGTCATCAACGGGGAGAAGGCCTGGATCACGCACGGACCGGTCGCCGACTTCTATCTCCTGATGGCCCGGACGGGGGAGCCCGGCCCGCGGGGGATCAGCTCGTTCCTCGTCGCCGGTGGGACTCCGGGGGTCTCGGCCGGCGCGATCGAGAAGAAGATGGGCGTCAAGTCGTCGGTGACCAGTTCGGTGCGTTTCGAGAACGCCCGCGTGTCGGCCGAACGCAGGCTCGGCGCAGAAGGCAAGGGCTTCGCGATCGCGATGTCCGCGTTGGATTCCGGCCGTCTCGGCATCGCGGCCTGCGCGGTCGGGCTCGCGCAGGCGTCGCTCGACGTGGCCGCCGAGTACGCCAGGAGTCGTCGGGCCTTCGGCAGCCTGATCAGCGATTTCCAGGGTGTCTCGTTCCTGTTGGCCGATGCCGCGTCGAAGATCGCGGCGGCGCGTCAGCTGTACCTGTACGCGGCCCGCCGCAAGGACGCGGGCAAGACGTTCTCGACCGAGGCTGCGATGGCCAAGCTGATCGCCACCGACATGGCGATGGTCGTCACCACCGATATGGTCCAGGTCCTCGGCGGCGCCGGTTACGTCGAGGACTATCCGGTGGAGCGTTACATGCGTGAGGCGAAGTTGCTGCAGATCGTCGAGGGCACCAACCAGATCCAGCGATTGGTGATCGCCAGGTCGCTGAACAAGATCACGCGGGCCGCCCGGGTAGCGGCCGCCGGAGACGACGGCCGCTCGTGA
- a CDS encoding glutaredoxin family protein: MKRLTLLTRPGCHLCEDARIAVSSATAGTDTQVQEIDVDGDPELRGEYGDMVPVVLIDGVQHAYFTVDAAKLERALRA; this comes from the coding sequence GTGAAGAGGCTGACGTTGCTGACCCGCCCGGGTTGCCATCTGTGCGAGGACGCGCGGATCGCGGTGAGCTCGGCGACGGCGGGTACCGACACCCAGGTGCAGGAGATCGACGTGGACGGCGACCCGGAACTCCGCGGCGAATACGGGGACATGGTCCCGGTGGTGTTGATCGACGGCGTCCAGCACGCCTACTTCACCGTTGACGCGGCCAAGCTCGAGCGCGCTCTGCGGGCCTGA
- a CDS encoding redox-sensing transcriptional repressor Rex produces the protein MTGQAGGDPNGSGSAALAAASPDEAPRAPRPRAIPEATVGRLAVYLRVLTDPHAHRLQQQVEHGIVSSAELAAAAGVNPAGLRRDLSFLGSHGVRGVGYDVAKLIDEIRRVLGAHHHFRVALVGIGNLGQALAGYAGFGGRGFDIAALFDVDDDKIGRSVSGVQVRHLSEATQVCAAESITIGLIATPESVAQHVADALVEAGIHSILNFAPGLVTVPEGVEVRRVDLSLELQMLAFHETSRVGGAVL, from the coding sequence ATGACAGGGCAGGCCGGCGGTGATCCGAACGGGTCAGGCTCCGCCGCGCTCGCTGCTGCCTCCCCGGACGAGGCGCCGCGGGCTCCCCGCCCGCGAGCGATCCCGGAAGCCACGGTCGGCAGGCTCGCGGTCTACCTGCGGGTGCTGACCGACCCGCATGCGCACCGCCTCCAGCAGCAGGTCGAGCACGGAATCGTCTCGTCGGCCGAGCTGGCCGCGGCTGCAGGCGTCAACCCGGCCGGGCTTCGCCGGGACCTATCCTTCCTCGGAAGTCATGGTGTTCGCGGCGTGGGCTACGACGTGGCGAAACTCATCGACGAGATCCGCCGGGTCCTGGGGGCGCACCACCACTTCCGGGTGGCGTTGGTCGGGATCGGCAATCTGGGTCAGGCGCTGGCCGGTTACGCCGGCTTCGGCGGTCGTGGATTCGACATCGCCGCCCTCTTCGACGTCGACGACGACAAGATCGGCCGCTCGGTGAGCGGCGTGCAGGTCCGTCATCTGTCGGAGGCCACCCAGGTCTGCGCGGCCGAGTCGATCACCATCGGCCTGATCGCCACCCCGGAGTCGGTCGCCCAGCACGTCGCAGACGCCCTGGTCGAGGCCGGGATCCACTCGATCCTCAATTTCGCCCCCGGTCTGGTCACCGTGCCGGAGGGTGTCGAGGTGCGGCGCGTCGACCTCTCCCTGGAGCTGCAGATGTTGGCGTTCCACGAGACCTCACGCGTGGGCGGGGCGGTCCTGTGA
- a CDS encoding uroporphyrinogen-III synthase, with the protein MTRARRTGGRIIFVGAGPGDPGLLTVRSVEALAGAALLVTDPDVPAEVVALAVGAEIHPAVGEAAEVAKVLLAAAKNGQAVVRLVAGDVLTADSVVKELQAVARTAVPFDIVPGISTAAAAASYAGIAVGSVHTIADVRSTSDWSRLAAAPGTLLLQATGGHLAETAASLAESGFAAETPTSITAFASLPTQRTLDGTLATLDGMGRDLTGPLVVAVGAGAAQRSKLSWWESRALYGWRVLIPQTRDASNLMVELLRSHGAIPERVPTIAVEPPRTPAQMERAVKGLVDGRYQWVVFTSINSVRAVWEKFTEFGLDARAFAGVKIACVDNATGDAVRALGINPELVSGHPEFSVGLLDDFPEFDDILDPVDRVLLPRADIATETLAEGLRERGWEIDDVTAYRTVRAAPPAAPIREAIKAGGFDAVCFTSSSTVRNLVGIAGKPHARSIVACLGPKTAETAREFGLRVDVQPEVADIAALVEALVGHATRLRAEGALPPPRRSPRRR; encoded by the coding sequence ATGACCCGCGCACGAAGGACAGGCGGCCGCATCATCTTCGTCGGGGCAGGTCCGGGGGATCCCGGCCTCCTGACGGTGCGTTCGGTCGAGGCGCTCGCAGGGGCAGCCCTGCTGGTCACCGACCCTGACGTGCCGGCCGAGGTGGTCGCGCTGGCGGTGGGGGCCGAGATCCACCCGGCCGTCGGCGAGGCGGCCGAGGTGGCCAAGGTACTGCTGGCCGCGGCCAAGAACGGCCAGGCCGTCGTCCGACTGGTGGCCGGTGACGTGCTGACCGCCGACTCCGTGGTCAAGGAACTGCAGGCGGTGGCCCGCACGGCGGTGCCCTTCGACATCGTCCCCGGCATCTCGACGGCCGCTGCCGCTGCTTCCTATGCCGGGATCGCCGTCGGGTCCGTGCACACCATCGCGGACGTCAGGTCCACTTCGGACTGGTCCCGTCTGGCCGCGGCTCCCGGCACGTTGCTGCTGCAGGCGACCGGCGGCCATCTGGCCGAGACCGCGGCCTCCCTGGCCGAGTCCGGGTTCGCGGCCGAGACGCCGACGTCCATCACCGCCTTCGCCTCGCTGCCGACCCAACGGACGCTGGACGGCACGCTGGCCACGCTCGACGGGATGGGTCGGGATCTGACCGGGCCGCTGGTGGTGGCGGTCGGAGCCGGTGCGGCCCAACGGTCCAAGCTCTCCTGGTGGGAATCACGGGCGCTGTACGGCTGGCGGGTGCTGATCCCCCAGACCCGTGACGCCAGCAACCTGATGGTAGAACTGCTCCGCTCGCACGGCGCGATCCCCGAGCGGGTGCCGACGATCGCGGTCGAGCCACCGCGCACCCCGGCCCAGATGGAGCGCGCCGTCAAGGGTCTGGTGGACGGGCGCTACCAGTGGGTGGTCTTCACCTCGATCAACTCGGTCCGTGCGGTCTGGGAGAAGTTCACCGAGTTCGGCCTCGATGCGCGGGCCTTCGCCGGCGTCAAGATCGCTTGTGTGGACAACGCCACCGGCGATGCCGTGCGTGCGCTCGGCATCAACCCGGAACTGGTGTCCGGACACCCGGAGTTCTCGGTCGGCCTGCTCGATGACTTCCCGGAGTTCGACGACATCCTGGATCCGGTCGACCGCGTGCTGCTGCCGCGCGCGGACATCGCGACCGAGACCCTCGCCGAGGGCCTGCGCGAGCGCGGCTGGGAGATCGACGACGTCACCGCCTACCGCACCGTCCGGGCCGCCCCACCCGCTGCCCCGATCCGAGAGGCGATCAAGGCCGGCGGGTTCGACGCGGTGTGCTTCACCTCGTCGTCGACCGTCCGGAACCTGGTCGGCATCGCCGGCAAGCCCCATGCACGATCGATCGTCGCCTGCCTCGGTCCGAAGACGGCCGAGACGGCCAGGGAGTTCGGCCTCCGCGTGGACGTGCAGCCCGAGGTCGCTGACATCGCCGCCCTGGTCGAAGCGCTCGTCGGTCATGCCACCCGGCTGCGGGCCGAGGGCGCTCTCCCTCCCCCCCGCCGTTCCCCCCGCCGCCGCTGA
- a CDS encoding histidine phosphatase family protein, which produces MSRTIVHLLRHGKVHNPSGILYGRLPGYRLAASGRAMADGVAAHLEPADITYVAASSLIRAQETATPLAAAKGIGIVTDDRVIEAGNEFEGMKVAVGDGVLRHPRHWVKLRNPFLPSWGEPYLQIAHRMLGAIYAAVEAADGHQALIVSHQLPIVTVRRYLEGRRLWHNPTNRECSVASLTALDFEDGVFTGLTYSEPVAHIAAVDDIDVAQPGAAS; this is translated from the coding sequence ATGAGTCGCACCATCGTTCATCTGCTCCGTCACGGCAAGGTGCACAACCCGTCCGGAATTCTGTACGGCCGCCTGCCCGGCTATCGGCTGGCCGCCTCCGGACGTGCGATGGCGGACGGTGTCGCTGCCCACCTCGAGCCGGCCGACATCACCTACGTTGCCGCATCGTCCCTGATCAGAGCGCAGGAAACCGCTACCCCGCTGGCCGCGGCCAAGGGGATCGGGATCGTCACGGATGACCGCGTGATCGAGGCCGGCAACGAGTTCGAGGGCATGAAGGTCGCGGTCGGCGACGGCGTCCTCCGTCACCCCCGCCACTGGGTCAAACTACGCAATCCGTTCCTGCCGTCCTGGGGCGAGCCGTACCTGCAGATCGCCCACCGGATGCTGGGCGCGATCTACGCGGCGGTCGAAGCGGCCGACGGGCACCAGGCGCTGATCGTGTCGCACCAGCTGCCGATCGTCACGGTGCGGCGCTACCTGGAGGGCCGGCGGCTCTGGCACAACCCGACGAACCGGGAATGCAGTGTCGCCTCGCTGACCGCACTCGACTTCGAGGACGGTGTCTTCACCGGGTTGACGTATTCGGAGCCGGTGGCTCACATCGCAGCCGTCGATGACATCGATGTGGCGCAGCCGGGGGCCGCGTCATGA
- a CDS encoding TlpA disulfide reductase family protein, with translation MSPDVLHSDRYGPRSAGRNGWFRRVVLLGLAMLAVLTLAGCSSGNDATVYGGSFTFTSPGGKTEFTYAAADRKEIGALSGSDLTGRRTVDVASYKGKVVVLNFWGSWCAPCRDEAPGLQASSVRYQAGGVQFVGVDVKDTMSGALGFTAGKQITYPSIFDPGMRTMLSVRGLPTGSLPVTLVLDRQGRVAQIWLREITQGDLNLVLPALVAEKGAQ, from the coding sequence ATGAGCCCGGACGTCCTGCACAGTGATCGCTACGGCCCTCGTTCGGCAGGACGCAACGGATGGTTCCGCCGGGTCGTCCTGCTCGGGCTGGCCATGCTGGCCGTCCTGACGCTCGCCGGCTGCAGTTCCGGGAACGACGCCACCGTCTACGGGGGATCATTCACCTTCACCTCCCCCGGCGGGAAGACCGAGTTCACCTACGCCGCAGCCGATCGCAAGGAGATCGGCGCCCTGTCCGGCTCCGACCTGACGGGCCGGAGGACGGTCGACGTGGCGTCGTACAAGGGCAAGGTCGTGGTGCTCAACTTCTGGGGCTCCTGGTGCGCCCCGTGCCGCGACGAGGCCCCCGGCCTCCAGGCGTCGTCGGTCAGGTACCAGGCCGGTGGCGTGCAGTTCGTCGGCGTCGACGTCAAGGACACGATGTCCGGCGCGCTCGGCTTCACCGCCGGCAAGCAGATCACCTATCCCTCCATCTTCGATCCGGGGATGCGCACCATGCTGTCGGTGCGGGGACTGCCGACCGGCTCGCTGCCGGTGACGCTGGTGCTCGACCGGCAGGGCCGGGTCGCGCAGATCTGGCTGCGCGAGATCACGCAGGGCGACCTGAACCTCGTCCTGCCCGCCTTGGTGGCCGAGAAGGGGGCACAGTGA
- a CDS encoding cytochrome c biogenesis CcdA family protein yields MTTALAAVAGPTQTVIDGPFVVAAGLAMAAGAVSFASPCVIPLVPGYLSYLVGLVGAEGSSTQTAGSGTTKVRVRVRSRVVGAASLFVIGFTLVFLAEQSLVLGVAHTLAANTDVLMRVGGVVTILMGLAMLGLIRPMQSEKRIHARPTGRVFGALLLGGFFGLGWTVCIGPTLAGVISLSVATDWNGSAWRGIFLVLFYCAGLGVPFLLLAFGFGWASTGMKLLRRHSRTIQVVGAAMLVLVGLAMVTGLWGQFIAWLQIHFVNSGTVL; encoded by the coding sequence GTGACGACGGCGCTCGCCGCGGTGGCCGGCCCGACCCAGACGGTGATCGACGGACCTTTCGTGGTCGCCGCCGGTCTCGCGATGGCCGCCGGAGCGGTGTCGTTCGCCTCGCCCTGCGTCATCCCGTTGGTGCCCGGTTACCTGTCGTACCTGGTCGGACTGGTCGGCGCTGAGGGTTCTTCCACGCAAACCGCCGGGTCCGGCACGACCAAGGTCCGCGTGCGGGTGCGGAGCCGGGTGGTCGGCGCTGCCTCGCTGTTCGTCATCGGGTTCACCTTGGTGTTCCTGGCCGAACAGAGCCTGGTGCTGGGTGTCGCCCACACCCTGGCCGCCAACACGGACGTGCTGATGCGGGTCGGCGGGGTGGTGACGATCCTGATGGGCCTGGCCATGCTCGGCCTGATCCGCCCGATGCAGTCCGAGAAGCGCATCCATGCCCGACCGACCGGTCGCGTGTTCGGTGCGCTCCTGCTGGGGGGCTTCTTCGGTCTCGGTTGGACGGTCTGCATCGGCCCGACGCTGGCCGGTGTCATCTCCCTGTCGGTGGCCACCGACTGGAACGGTTCTGCCTGGCGCGGGATCTTCCTGGTGCTCTTCTACTGTGCGGGGCTCGGTGTGCCATTCCTGTTGCTGGCCTTCGGTTTCGGCTGGGCCAGCACCGGGATGAAGCTCCTCCGGCGGCATTCGCGGACCATCCAGGTCGTCGGCGCGGCCATGCTGGTGCTGGTCGGCCTGGCCATGGTGACGGGCCTCTGGGGTCAGTTCATCGCCTGGCTGCAGATCCATTTCGTCAATTCCGGGACGGTGCTCTAG
- a CDS encoding cytochrome c biogenesis protein ResB, giving the protein MVTRDATHLTGGLAPDVVEPPAPRPVRPGQGPIRGTLAFLRNIWRQLTSMRTALVLLFMLALASLPGALLPQWALNTSKTAQYIVDHGSWGTLLNRLGFFQVFASPWYAAIYLLLFTSLVGCLLPRTWDFVGQIRMKPVATPRNLARMPHSASVTAAGDAVAVAARVSAGLRGWRKVQRVESGGTITISAERGFIREIGNLVFHFSLLGLLVAIAVGKLFGYEGSVIVTADDGASSAFCSSTPSNYDNFRPGLVVDGTGLTPFCINVDKFAATYTDAGQASTFVASIRYQTGAQLTSNTWSTRALEVNDPLRIPGGQRLYLLGHGYAPTFTVTYPGGQTRTATTPFQPQDSAFTSQGTAKILDPPGYTGAAVLKHQLAIVGIFAPSASISGGIMTSSFPAPDQPGVAIQIYRGDMGLETGQAQSIFSIDQNQVANGKLVKLNRANLAPGESMSLDDGTKITFSGYKQWVSLQTSYDPAQGWALIFAITLLIGLMTSLTIKRRRVWYRISGGPGSASAGGASDDAAGTHGAVTPRSDETASMRAGPLSDPTRNVGDVGRVKVEVGGLARTDQAGYGDEFDKLVALADGVKG; this is encoded by the coding sequence ATGGTCACCCGCGATGCCACCCACCTGACCGGGGGTCTGGCGCCCGACGTCGTGGAACCGCCCGCACCGCGACCGGTTCGGCCGGGGCAGGGACCGATCCGCGGAACCCTCGCCTTCCTGCGGAACATCTGGCGGCAGCTGACGAGCATGCGCACCGCTCTCGTCCTGCTGTTCATGCTGGCGCTCGCCTCGCTCCCCGGCGCTCTGCTGCCGCAGTGGGCGCTGAATACCTCCAAGACCGCGCAGTACATCGTCGACCACGGGTCCTGGGGCACCCTGCTCAACCGACTGGGCTTCTTCCAGGTCTTCGCCTCACCCTGGTACGCAGCCATCTACCTGCTGCTGTTCACCTCGCTGGTGGGTTGTCTGCTGCCCCGGACCTGGGATTTCGTCGGTCAGATCCGGATGAAGCCGGTGGCCACGCCGCGCAACCTGGCGCGGATGCCGCATTCGGCGTCGGTCACCGCGGCCGGCGACGCGGTCGCGGTGGCGGCGCGCGTGAGCGCCGGTCTACGTGGATGGCGAAAGGTGCAGCGGGTCGAGTCCGGCGGGACCATCACGATCTCGGCGGAGAGGGGATTCATCCGGGAGATCGGCAACCTGGTCTTCCACTTCTCCCTGCTCGGTCTGCTCGTGGCCATCGCGGTGGGCAAGCTGTTCGGCTACGAGGGTTCGGTCATCGTCACCGCCGACGACGGAGCGTCCTCTGCGTTCTGCTCCTCCACACCGTCCAACTACGACAACTTCCGACCAGGTCTGGTGGTCGACGGGACCGGCCTGACCCCGTTCTGCATCAACGTCGACAAGTTCGCCGCCACCTATACCGACGCGGGTCAGGCCAGCACCTTCGTCGCCTCCATCCGGTACCAGACCGGTGCGCAGCTGACGAGCAACACCTGGAGCACCCGCGCTCTCGAGGTCAACGACCCGTTGCGCATTCCGGGCGGACAGCGCCTGTACCTCCTCGGGCACGGGTATGCGCCGACGTTCACGGTGACCTATCCGGGCGGCCAGACCCGCACGGCGACGACGCCCTTCCAGCCCCAGGACTCGGCGTTCACCTCGCAGGGCACCGCCAAGATCCTGGATCCGCCCGGCTACACCGGGGCCGCGGTGCTCAAGCACCAGCTCGCCATCGTCGGCATCTTCGCCCCCAGCGCCTCCATCTCGGGCGGGATCATGACGTCGAGCTTCCCGGCTCCGGACCAGCCGGGTGTGGCCATCCAGATCTACCGCGGCGACATGGGACTGGAGACCGGGCAGGCGCAGTCGATCTTCTCGATCGACCAGAACCAGGTGGCCAACGGCAAGCTGGTCAAGCTCAACCGGGCCAATCTCGCCCCGGGGGAGTCGATGTCGCTGGATGACGGCACCAAGATCACGTTCTCCGGCTACAAGCAGTGGGTGTCCCTGCAGACCTCCTACGACCCGGCGCAGGGGTGGGCCCTGATCTTCGCGATCACCCTGCTGATCGGGTTGATGACGTCCCTGACGATCAAGCGCCGCCGCGTCTGGTATCGCATCAGCGGTGGTCCGGGGAGCGCGTCGGCGGGCGGCGCGTCCGATGATGCCGCCGGTACGCACGGGGCGGTCACGCCGCGATCCGACGAGACTGCATCGATGCGAGCGGGCCCGCTGTCGGACCCGACCCGTAACGTTGGAGATGTCGGCAGGGTGAAGGTGGAGGTCGGTGGCCTTGCCCGTACCGACCAGGCCGGTTACGGCGACGAGTTCGACAAGCTGGTCGCCCTGGCCGACGGGGTGAAGGGGTAG
- the ccsB gene encoding c-type cytochrome biogenesis protein CcsB, translating into MAVNDQLGNVSYLGFQAAMAGYIAALVCFGVEFASARGVAPTAAEAVSMTIRAASKGRTALMDRGSGPAEGGIGQIVRPARPARRPMAASFGRAGLIVTTIGFIAQVFSIVTRGLAAGRAPWGNMYEFTSLFCAAAVAGFLFVLYKTRGRSIGFFVMIPVVILMFVGGTKLYTQVETLVPALHSYWLLIHVLAVSLSSGVLMVSGVASVMYLLRARYERKLVAEKAWATESERNAGQSEDFARPGETAGFVPQSMVADRSRLASLPSLATLDRVAYRTAIVAFPVFTFAVIAGAMWAEVAWGRYWGWDPKETCAFVTWVFYAAYLHARATAGWRGSRAAWISVLGFVSVVFNLFFINIVVSGLHSYAGLN; encoded by the coding sequence ATGGCCGTCAACGACCAGCTCGGTAACGTGTCCTACCTCGGGTTCCAGGCCGCCATGGCCGGCTACATCGCGGCCCTGGTGTGCTTCGGTGTCGAGTTCGCCTCCGCCCGCGGTGTCGCCCCGACCGCCGCCGAAGCCGTCAGCATGACGATTCGTGCGGCCAGCAAGGGTCGCACCGCGCTGATGGACAGAGGCAGTGGCCCCGCGGAGGGCGGTATCGGCCAGATAGTCAGGCCGGCCCGACCCGCACGCAGGCCGATGGCGGCGTCGTTCGGGCGCGCGGGTCTGATCGTCACGACCATCGGCTTCATCGCCCAGGTGTTCTCGATCGTCACCCGTGGTCTGGCCGCCGGCCGTGCCCCGTGGGGCAACATGTACGAGTTCACCTCGCTCTTCTGTGCCGCTGCCGTCGCCGGTTTCCTGTTCGTGCTCTACAAGACCCGTGGCCGGTCGATCGGCTTCTTCGTGATGATTCCCGTCGTCATCCTGATGTTCGTCGGCGGCACCAAGCTGTACACCCAGGTCGAGACCCTCGTGCCGGCGCTGCACTCGTACTGGCTGTTGATCCATGTGCTGGCCGTGTCGCTGTCCAGCGGTGTGCTGATGGTGTCAGGGGTCGCCTCCGTGATGTACCTGCTGCGCGCCCGCTACGAGCGCAAGCTGGTCGCCGAGAAGGCGTGGGCGACCGAATCCGAACGGAACGCCGGGCAGTCGGAAGACTTCGCGCGTCCGGGCGAGACGGCCGGGTTCGTACCGCAGTCCATGGTCGCGGACCGGTCCAGACTCGCATCCCTGCCGTCCCTGGCCACCCTGGATCGCGTCGCCTACCGCACGGCCATCGTGGCGTTCCCGGTGTTCACCTTCGCCGTCATCGCCGGCGCCATGTGGGCCGAGGTGGCGTGGGGACGGTACTGGGGCTGGGATCCCAAGGAGACCTGCGCCTTCGTGACCTGGGTGTTCTACGCGGCCTACCTGCACGCCCGGGCGACCGCCGGCTGGCGTGGATCCCGAGCAGCCTGGATCTCGGTGCTGGGCTTCGTCTCGGTGGTGTTCAACCTGTTCTTCATCAACATCGTGGTGTCGGGGCTGCATTCCTACGCCGGCCTGAACTGA
- a CDS encoding BldC family transcriptional regulator yields the protein MEKTERLLTPGEVALMFRVDPKTVTRWASAGRIGSIRTPGGHRRFRESEVSVLLADLTVEAARHTA from the coding sequence ATGGAGAAGACAGAACGCTTGCTGACACCGGGCGAGGTCGCGCTGATGTTCCGCGTCGATCCCAAAACCGTCACGCGTTGGGCATCCGCCGGTCGCATCGGTTCGATTCGCACCCCCGGTGGACATCGCCGGTTCCGTGAGTCGGAGGTCAGTGTGTTGCTGGCCGACCTGACGGTGGAGGCAGCACGCCACACGGCGTGA
- a CDS encoding Lrp/AsnC family transcriptional regulator, translated as MDLVDRQLIDALRTDGRASYAELARLVGLSSSAVHERVGKLESAGVISAYRAIVTPSAIGVGVTALVGIAPGENGRDEVIAAALEQMPEVETCYSVAGDDAFLVTLRVSSVDELHTCLGRLRGIDGVARTRTTVVLATRFEGRPGSVVDRVGLDGD; from the coding sequence ATGGACCTGGTGGATCGGCAGCTGATCGATGCTCTCCGTACGGACGGCCGGGCCAGCTATGCGGAACTGGCCCGTCTGGTGGGGCTTTCCTCCTCCGCGGTGCACGAACGGGTCGGCAAACTCGAGTCCGCCGGTGTCATCTCGGCCTACCGCGCCATCGTGACACCCAGTGCGATAGGGGTCGGGGTGACCGCACTGGTGGGTATCGCACCGGGTGAGAACGGTCGCGACGAGGTGATCGCCGCCGCGCTCGAGCAGATGCCGGAGGTCGAGACCTGCTACTCCGTGGCCGGGGACGACGCGTTCCTGGTGACCCTGCGGGTCTCCAGCGTCGACGAGCTCCACACCTGCCTCGGCCGGCTCCGCGGCATCGACGGCGTGGCCAGGACCAGGACCACCGTCGTGCTGGCCACCCGGTTCGAGGGTCGCCCTGGTTCGGTGGTCGACCGCGTCGGCCTCGACGGCGACTGA
- a CDS encoding DUF4229 domain-containing protein codes for MDSTGDRAEQTDESMPNSSAAPETAVPGPGSPPDPQSSPAGGDRPPALAKWLAIYTLLRLGMLVVLVGVLLLLAVPLILALLFAVLLALPLSWLLFGRVRGRVNEALAHSNATRRAERERLRSALNGDPRSGDPAPGPRSADPRSGDDLR; via the coding sequence GTGGACAGCACCGGAGATCGAGCAGAGCAGACCGACGAGTCGATGCCGAATTCCTCGGCAGCGCCGGAGACGGCGGTACCGGGGCCCGGATCCCCGCCGGATCCGCAGTCGTCGCCGGCCGGTGGTGATCGGCCGCCGGCCCTGGCCAAGTGGCTGGCCATCTACACGCTGCTGCGCCTGGGCATGTTGGTGGTGCTGGTCGGTGTGCTGTTGTTGCTGGCCGTGCCGTTGATCCTCGCGCTTCTCTTCGCCGTGCTGCTGGCCCTCCCGCTGTCCTGGCTGCTCTTCGGGCGCGTACGCGGGCGGGTCAACGAGGCGCTGGCGCACTCGAACGCCACCCGTCGGGCCGAACGGGAGCGGTTGCGCAGCGCACTGAACGGTGACCCTCGCAGCGGTGACCCTGCCCCCGGCCCGCGAAGTGCCGACCCTCGGAGCGGCGACGATCTTCGATGA